A genome region from Stenotrophomonas maltophilia includes the following:
- a CDS encoding nucleoside deaminase gives MITTPDYQALLKTAIAEARQGLAEGGVPIGAALYHNDGRLLGCGHNRRVQEGDPSVHGETDAFRKAGRQRRYQDTIMVTTLAPCWYCSGLVRQFNIGTVVVGESRTFQGGIDWLRENGVNVIDLDSQECVDLLGGFIAQHPEIWNEDIGE, from the coding sequence ATGATCACCACGCCCGACTACCAGGCCCTGCTGAAGACCGCCATTGCCGAAGCCCGCCAGGGCCTGGCCGAGGGCGGCGTGCCGATCGGCGCGGCGCTGTACCACAACGACGGCCGCCTGCTCGGCTGCGGCCACAACCGCCGCGTGCAGGAAGGCGACCCGTCCGTGCACGGCGAGACCGACGCGTTTCGCAAGGCCGGCCGCCAGCGCCGTTACCAGGACACCATCATGGTCACCACCCTGGCACCGTGCTGGTACTGCTCGGGCCTGGTGCGCCAGTTCAACATCGGCACCGTGGTGGTGGGCGAATCGCGCACCTTCCAGGGCGGCATCGACTGGTTGCGGGAAAACGGCGTCAACGTGATCGACCTGGACAGCCAGGAATGCGTGGACCTGCTGGGCGGCTTCATTGCGCAGCACCCGGAGATCTGGAATGAAGACATCGGTGAATGA
- a CDS encoding low affinity iron permease family protein has protein sequence MKVRNLFNTIAKKAAAATGSPWTFLAAVAIVVIWGISGPVFGFNDTWQLVINTGTTIITFLMVFLIQHTQNADTAAMQIKLDELIRATAEANNELLDLEELDEERLEEIRAEYERMAREAGDALLRVRACRAAPRDDEAV, from the coding sequence ATGAAAGTACGAAATCTGTTCAATACGATCGCCAAGAAGGCCGCGGCCGCCACCGGCTCGCCGTGGACCTTCCTGGCTGCAGTAGCGATCGTGGTGATCTGGGGCATCAGTGGCCCGGTGTTCGGTTTCAACGACACCTGGCAGCTGGTGATCAACACCGGCACCACCATCATCACCTTCCTGATGGTGTTCCTGATCCAGCACACGCAGAACGCAGATACGGCCGCGATGCAGATCAAGCTGGACGAGCTGATCCGGGCGACGGCCGAGGCCAACAACGAACTGTTGGATCTGGAAGAACTGGACGAGGAGCGGCTGGAGGAGATCCGCGCCGAATACGAGCGCATGGCCCGCGAGGCCGGTGACGCGCTGCTGCGCGTGCGTGCCTGCCGCGCGGCTCCGCGCGATGATGAAGCGGTGTAG